The following are encoded together in the Periplaneta americana isolate PAMFEO1 chromosome 5, P.americana_PAMFEO1_priV1, whole genome shotgun sequence genome:
- the LOC138699513 gene encoding uncharacterized protein produces the protein MAPMEPPTFSKTKGFADGGGQEYEIKVAALLFLRALQHAQKFYIATNMEDAGAFDDLVITYKLKHSAQWNSCFVQLKHKTNKQPISMHSLTTFKNKGDFKLIKYCKSYNEIKRRFQTSGDENPVFRGDFNHSEYVIFTNATMDLQLSQKQRQSSCYTQLLLQANEDIGAVFSFSENSDQDLYQYFQDLLKLRDFLESLDFKTLSEEELGNRIEEFKTAVPVSKQLSVTLDSRYSSQEIQHIKSELRDLKSCNNFLHDLYFFVGQPNEENMDDILQKEIQKYFCTNDVDTKSICRELYDNIAHWWRKENYCLTETAIFWQRIIHNRLSILSKHKNEKMNSLGVKFEKDCLLTLPKTSEINIVTKWPLLTCLKICQGLNKPHIVIGLKSLVHLKKEVLALWPTEWCTTLVLDWEYVEHNVDYLYVQHPSRMLIIVSQEPIKCSYSFIDEAVFSHFDVESQHKIQQKEVMLQGFKVTLKDLLTESTKHLINEDMLLQILKSSDVTVGRSLQIGIECFIPRSLIHHIYMKKSILSKSEFSAVLALSGVLETHISNISPGGDICMIEYTTENCFQFVAVDVKNYDKIPDESAEDIYIINTERKVDPNLCRFVTIRDSKEFKLLCEKYRNMHWINLQEDEKLVWKESKGDFSLIQKYADDNEGVCYNQDQLLCLPDRVVVVIAEPGMGKSTLVSELCILKKIMFPTKWVIPVYLNDHTHILDKYANREKSVDFMKELLRFAAGVCDSELEKSLFNIAMQDMKNIIVLLDGVDEISPTYTSTVCSFIRNMMKTEISQIWITSRPIMKEILEKELCVVSYNLLPFSVDEQLLFLENYWTIHDRQIDAAVTREFANRLLQITTQNFSDGDLQFMGIPLQARMMAESFQHHLIIFKDTGKVDLPEKINLIELFNQFVKFKFNIFIKQKMKIDPTNVAFRSTCGKYYEEFNEMHTVCSLAILVSESHRSLLEPKDILRNLEAIVNKIETGSLNIGIIHRIVNKKPHFIHRSFAEYFCALWLKKNYLKNKKFLRKCLCQPELQVMLRMMNYMISENLELHMAVLSKDIKKLRNLLQKGMCVDQRDNCGRSALHLTSFYNYRDIAEELLINGANIYIKDYLKYDPLDYSDMNRSWDTADLLLHYSKNTVGLTQKTDRLILLKQNITDPNYGIDALSVSAKKGYLDLARYLQRNGLDLRKTVLNSRKQTAVHIAVINKHFEMLNIIFDRTSSPQWHKVRLLLKTVLQINYKDLRNDAEDIKDEFGYTPLMYACQNFEFLPESNILTSHLSALECLLKNQSNINATNLEGETALHLASSGGCQDIVKSLLNQNADINIADNYGYTPLHVATIEGHLPVVRQLVQNETILNTIDLHGHTPLHIAAWQNHVQLVVFMLEHQAEVNLCNKQGQTALYLAAREGHKDIVKCLVVHGADVNVADSNGYTPLHISTLKGHLPIVKNSVQKKALSATVNLKSRTPLHSAASRDHLSVAKCLLEHQAGVNICDKKNQTALYIAAREGHQDIVECLVTHGADINRAVNDGYTPLHIATIKGHLSVIKCLVQNEALLNTVNYFDDTPLHSAALRGLLSIVNYLSEHQAIIDMRNKKGQTALYIAAREGHRDVVECLLKHGADINVIENYGYTPLHVATFKGHLSIVKDLLQYALSSPADSNVYTIPHTPTYRHHFSVEHFSKSQTGINTCDIKGQTALYIAASEGHQDIVECLVTHSADINKADKDGYTPLHIAAFKGNLSVVKYLVNNQALLNTVNFFGDTLLHSAAWTGKFCVVEYLLQHQIELDACNKSEQTALYLAAFLGYLPIVECLVSHGADTNIADKNGETALQIATIKGHESIVKYLVQNKDS, from the exons ATG GCGCCAATGGAGCCACCCACTTTCAGCAAGACGAAAGGTTTTGCAGATGGAGGTGGACAAGAGTATGAGATAAAGGTGGCAGCACTGTTGTTCCTGCGGGCTCTTCAGCATGCCCAAAAGTTCTACATTGCCACAAACATGGAAGATGCTGGTGCCTTTGACGATCTTGTAATAACCTACAAGCTCAAGCACTCTGCACAATGGAACTCATGTTTCGTACAGCTGAAACACAAGACCAACAAGCAGCCCATTAGTATGCACAGTCTAACAACTTTCAAGAATAAGGGTGACTTcaaattaataaagtactgcaaGTCATATAACGAAATCAAGAGACGATTTCAGACTTCTGGGGACGAAAATCCAGTGTTCAGAGGCGATTTCAATCACTCTGAATACGTAATATTTACAAATGCGACAATGGATTTGCAGCTATCTCAGAAACAGAGACAGTCTAGTTGCTACACACAACTTTTGCTTCAAGCAAATGAAGACATCGGAGCAGTATTTTCATTTAGTGAGAACTCAGATCAAGATCTCTATCAATACTTTCAGGATTTACTAAAGCTAAGAGATTTCTTAGAGTCTCTTGACTTTAAAACTCTTTCAGAAGAAGAATTAGGAAATAGAATCGAGGAATTCAAGACGGCagtaccggtatcaaaacagctATCAGTAACACTGGATTCACGTTATTCTTCTCAAGAAATACAACACATTAAATCGGAGTTACGGGATTTGAAAAGCTGTAATAATTTTCTGCATGACTTGTATTTTTTTGTTGGCCAACCTAACGAAGAAAATATGGACGACATTTTGCAAAAAGAGATCCAGAAGTATTTCTGTACGAATGACGTCGACACTAAGTCTATTTGTAGAGAATTGTATGATAACATTGCTCATTGGTGgagaaaagaaaactactgcTTAACAGAGACAGCAATTTTCTGGCAGAGGATAATTCATAATAGgctttcaattttaagtaaacacaagaatgaaaaaatgaattctCTGGGCGTAAAGTTTGAGAAAGATTGCTTACTGACACTTCCAAAAacttcagaaataaatattgtgacaAAATGGCCATTGCTGACTTGTTTGAAAATATGCCAAGGGCTGAATAAGCCTCACATCGTGATAGGTTTGAAATCATTGGTGCACTTAAAGAAGGAAGTTCTGGCTCTGTGGCCAACTGAATGGTGCACAACCCTAGTCCTGGACTGGGAGTACGTGGAACACAACGTAGACTATCTCTATGTTCAACATCCTTCACGCATGCTTATTATTGTTTCCCAGGAACCTATCAAATGTAGTTATTCTTTTATAGATGAGGCAGTCTTCAGCCACTTTGACGTAGAATCACAACACAAAATTCAGCAAAAAGAAGTAATGTTACAAGGTTTCAAGGTTACGCTTAAAGATCTCCTTACAGAAAGCACCAAACATTTAATTAACGAGGATATGTTACTACAAATTCTTAAATCCTCTGATGTCACAGTAGGCAGGAGCCTTCAGATTGGAATAGAGTGTTTTATTCCAAGATCCTTAATACATCACATCTATATGAAGAAATCTATTCTAAGCAAAAGTGAGTTTTCTGCTGTTTTAGCTCTTAGTGGCGTGCTTGAGACGCACATATCTAATATTTCGCCTGGAGGAGATATTTGTATGATAGAGTATACGACAGAAAATTGCTTTCAGTTTGTTGCCGTTGATGTGAAAAATTATGATAAAATCCCAGATGAATCGGCAGAAGATATTTACATTATCAATACAGAAAGAAAAGTTGACCCAAATCTCTGTCGATTTGTAACAATACGAGATTCCAAGGAATTCAAATTGCTGTGTGAAAAGTACCGAAATATGCATTGGATTAACTTACAAGAGGATGAAAAACTTGTTTGGAAGGAGTCAAAGGGAGACTTTTCTCTGATACAGAAATATGCAGATGATAATGAAGGAGTATGCTACAATCAAGATCAACTGTTGTGTTTACCTGATAGAGTCGTTGTTGTCATCGCAGAGCCAGGTATGGGGAAATCTACACTTGTGTCAGAACTGTGTATCCTGAAAAAGATAATGTTTCCAACAAAGTGGGTGATACCAGTTTATTTGAATGATCACACACACATATTAGACAAGTATGCGAATAGGGAGAAATCAGTGGACTTTATGAAGGAACTGTTGAGATTTGCTGCTGGTGTGTGCGATTCAGAGTTAGAAAAATCTTTATTTAACATCGCCATGCAAGACATGAAAAATATCATAGTCCTTTTAGATGGAGTCGATGAGATAAGTCCTACTTATACCAGCACCGTTTGTTCTTTTATAAGGAATATGATGAAAACAGAAATCTCTCAGATTTGGATAACATCACGtccaattatgaaagaaattttaGAGAAAGAATTGTGTGTCGTGTCATACAATTTGTTACCATTCTCTGTGGATGAACAACTTTTGTTCTTGGAGAATTATTGGACCATTCATGACCGACAGATTGATGCTGCCGTAACAAGAGAATTTGCCAATAGACTACTTCAAATAACCACACAGAACTTTTCGGATGGAGACTTGCAGTTTATGGGGATTCCCCTGCAGGCCAGAATGATGGCTGAGAGCTTTCAACATCATTTGATAATTTTCAAAGATACAGGAAAAGTAGATCTTCCAGAAAAGATTAATCTAATAGAACTCTTCAATCAATTTGTGAaattcaaatttaatatatttattaaacaaaaGATGAAAATTGATCCAACTAATGTAGCATTCAGGTCTACGTGTGGGAAATACTATGAGGAATTTAATGAAATGCATACTGTATGTTCATTGGCAATTTTGGTCTCCGAGTCACATAGAAGTCTTTTAGAACCTAAAgatattttgagaaatttagaagcTATAGTGAACAAAATAGAAACTGGAAGTTTGAATATAGGAATTATTCATAGGATTGTGAACAAGAAACCACATTTCATCCATCGTTCCTTCGCGGAATATTTCTGCGCTCTATGGCTCAAGAAGAATTACTTGAAGAATAAAAAATTCCTCAGGAAATGTCTGTGTCAACCGGAGCTGCAAGTCATGTTGAGAATGATGAATTACATGATCTCTGAAAATTTAGAATTGCATATGGCTGTCCTCAGTAAAGATATAAAAAAACTAAGGAATCTCTTACAGAAGGGAATGTGTGTTGATCAACGTGATAACTGTGGTAGATCAGCCCTGCACCTTACATCATTTTATAATTACAGAGATATTGCTGAGGAACTGCTGATAAATGGTGCAAATATTTATATTAAGGATTATCTCAAATACGATCCTCTAGATTACAGTGATATGAATAGATCTTGGGATACTGCAGATTTGCTGCTACACTATAGCAAGAATACAGTTGGACTAACACAAAAGACAGACAGACTGATTCTCTTGAAGCAAAATATTACAGATCCAAATTATGGCATTGATGCTTTGTCAGTAAGTGCTAAGAAAGGATACCTGGATCTGGCAAGATATCTTCAAAGAAATGGCTTAGATTTACGGAAAACTGTATTGAATTCAAGAAAGCAAACTGCTGTTCACATTGCCGTTATCAACAAacattttgaaatgttaaatattatctTTGATAGGACCTCCTCTCCACAGTGGCACAAAGTAAGATTGTTGCTAAAAACTGtgttacaaataaattataaagaCTTGCGTAATGACGCAGAAGACATAAAGGACGAATTTGGATATACTCCATTAATGTATGCTTGCCAAAACTTTGAATTTCTACCTGAAAGCAACATTCTGACAAGTCATCTGTCCGCCCTCGAGTGTTTGTTGAAGAATCAGTCAAATATAAATGCTACTAACCTAGAAGGAGAAACTGCATTGCATTTAGCATCAAGTGGTGGATGTCAGGATATTGTCAAAAGCTTACTCAATCAGAACGCAGATATCAATATAGCTGACAATTATGGATACACTCCTTTGCACGTAGCAACAATTGAAGGACATTTACCTGTGGTCAGGCAATTAGTGCAAAACGAAACAATTTTGAACACTATAGACTTACATGGTCACACTCCACTGCATATAGCAGCATGGCAAAATCACGTGCAACTGGTTGTGTTTATGTTGGAACATCAGGCAGAAGTAAACTTGTGTAACAAGCAAGGACAAACTGCATTGTATTTAGCAGCACGTGAAGGACATAAAGATATTGTCAAATGCTTGGTCGTACATGGTGCAGACGTCAATGTAGCTGACAGTAATGGATACACTCCTTTGCATATTTCAACACTTAAAGGACATCTACCAATTGTTAAAAATTCAGTGCAAAAGAAAGCACTGTCAGCAACTGTGAACTTAAAGAGTCGCACACCATTACATTCAGCAGCAAGTAGAGATCATTTGTCTGTTGCTAAGTGTTTGTTGGAACATCAGGCAGGAGTTAATATATGTGATAAGAAAAATCAAACTGCATTGTATATCGCAGCACGTGAAGGACATCAGGATATCGTCGAATGTTTAGTCACCCATGGTGCAGATATTAACAGAGCTGTCAACGATGGATACACTCCTCTCCATATTGCAACAATTAAAGGACATTTGTCTGTTATTAAGTGTCTGGTACAAAATGAAGCACTATTAAACACTGTGAACTACTTTGACGACACCCCGCTTCATTCAGCAGCACTAAGAGGTCTTTTGTCTATTGTTAACTATTTGTCGGAGCATCAGGCTATAATCGACATGCGTAACAAGAAAGGACAAACTGCATTGTACATAGCAGCACGTGAAGGACATCGGGATGTAGTGGAATGTTTGTTGAAGCATGGTGCAGACATTAATGTAATTGAAAATTATGGGTACACGCCTTTGCATGTAGCAACGTTTAAGGGACATTTGTCTATTGTTAAAGATTTATTGCAGTATGCACTGTCATCCCCTGCGGACTCAAACGTCTACACCATACCTCATACACCAACATACAGACATCATTTTTCTGTTGAGCATTTTTCGAAGAGTCAGACTGGAATAAACACTTGTGACATTAAAGGACAAACTGCATTGTATATAGCAGCAAGTGAAGGACATCAGGATATTGTGGAGTGTTTAGTCACGCATAGTGCAGATATAAATAAAGCTGACAAAGACGGATACACCCCTCTCCATATTGCAGCATTTAAGGGAAATTTGTCTGTTGTCAAATATTTAGTGAACAACCAAGCTCTGTTGAACACTGTGAATTTCTTTGGTGACACTCTGCTTCATTCAGCAGCCTGGACAGGTAAATTTTGTGTGGTTGAATATCTGTTACAACACCAGATAGAACTAGACGCTTGTAACAAGAGCGAACAAACTGCATTGTATTTAGCAGCATTTTTAGGATATTTGCCTATAGTTGAATGCTTAGTAAGTCATGGTGCAGACACTAATATAGCTGATAAAAATGGTGAAACTGCTCTGCAAATAGCAACAATTAAAGGGCATGAATCTATTGTGAAGTACTTAGTGCAGAACAAGGACTCTTAA